ACGGCCCACAGAGCTCTCCCCGTGCCTGTGTTTGCTGGCTTCAGCTGACCCTATCTCCCTGGCCAcctccttgcccctccctccAGCTGCCACCAGCAGCCCACCTGCTATTCCAGGTCCTTTCCTCAAACTGGGAGGGAGGTCAGAGTGAGGGAGATTGCCATGGTCCTGGAGGAACCCCACATTAGCCTCCTGGGGCTTGGGCTCAGAGGAAAGGGAAaggccaggcctggcccagacCGCATGGCCTTTTGGCCTGCAAAGTTGTGGCTAAGAGGGGGAACTTCAGAGTGTTCCTTCTTACACAGGCAGAGAGGGGCCCGGGCCAGGAGCTGAGAACTGGGCATCCGGTGAGGACCCCACCCCCTAGCCAGCTTTGGGCTCACGCCTTGCGGGCACGTCTGTCTGTTCATGTCTCTGTCTCACATGCACGCTCTTGAGCCCATGCTCATTCAGAGTattgtagaaattttattttatttttttatttcttattttttttggagacagagtcttgctctgttgcccaggctagagtgccaggcCAGAatgcccagctcacagcaacctcaaactcctgggctcaagcaatccttctgcctcagcctcccgaatagctgggactacaggcatgcgccaccgtgccctgcttattttttctatatatttttagttgtccagataattcctttctatttttttggtagagaggggggtctcgctcttgctcaggctggtcccgaactcccaatctcaaactatccgcccgcctcggcctcccatagtgctaggattacaggtgtgagccacgccCAGCCTTGTAGAAATTTTAAACTTGAATCATCATCGATCCTTTCCAGCTCCCTTGCCCCCACAGTGAAGAAAGCACAAAGTGCACGGCCAAGGTTGCACAGTAGGTTCTCGGCAGAAGCAACGCCCCACAGGGAAAACACCCTGTCTCCTTGGGCGCCCCACTACCCTCAGCTATGCAGCTGGCCCACGTCCCAACCCCTACCCCGTACTGCATGACTCAGGGCTTTCTCCAATGTCACCTTCCTTCCTCAGGCGAACGTCTCAGGAACGAGGAAGATGTATGGATCAGAGCCTTGCCTCTCCCTATACAATGGCAGAGATAACTGGTCACCAGCCTCTGCTTGATTATCTCTGAGGACGGGCTGCTCACTTCCTATGTCACTCATACTGACACGGGCTCACACCACACATTCCCTCTCCACCTCAAGCACACACGTGCACCATGCGTGTGCgcgcacacgcgcgcacacacacacacacacacactttccttgTCCCTTTGGCCGCACTCTGGGAGAGTAACTTGGAGACGCTCCACTATGTGTGCTCCGGGCAGGGCACTTGGTGAATGGGGCCCGTGCGAGGTGTCCAGGAGCAGCCATTGGCTCTTTTCTACTCACTGGGGTGTGGGCAGGTGAGAAAGCTGGGGGCGGTGGGGAACAGACCCCTCTCCACATGGAGCCAAACCTCTAGGTACAGATGTCAGTGGTGGCTGAAGgtaatgggggaggggagagcataTCCTGCCTGATTTTCTCCAGAACACTCCAGAGGCCAGGGCCCCCGCCAACTGTACAGGTTGGAAGGTGGTGGGAGGGCTCCAGCCAAACTTCTTGAGGATGGGGGGCAGGTCGGACAGGGGCTTGAAGTATGCACCACAATTTAGATGCCCTGGGATGCCCCCACCCCCGACAGACCCCAAGCGAGGGCTGCCCACTCAAGTCATGAACTAATCCTGTTTCACCTGGGTGGAACTGCCTGACGTTGGTGCAATGCAGGGCCTTGGTCGCTCCCTGGGGATCCCTGTCAGGGTCAGACATCACCCAGTCTGACCCCTCCCTCTGTAggggaagaaactgaagcacagagaggtatCAGGCCTTGCTTGGGCCACACAGTCGTGGCAGGGTGGGGACTGGAACCTAGGCCTGCAGGCTCCAGGGCTCCTGCCCTTGAAGCCACCTGGCGAGTTCCCACTAGAACTGCCCTCCCCCAGCCGGCTGCCCTCCTCCCTCTTGACCTGCTCTTTCAgctgccacctgctggctgtcTCCTCCCCACAGGGCCCCTGTGCAGCGTCCTGGTGGAGCGCTTTGGCTGCCGAGTGACTTCGATGCTCGGGGGCGTGCTGGCcagcctgggcatggtggccggCTCCTTCTCCCACACCCTCAGCCAGCTCTACCTCACGGCAGGATTCATCACAGGTGACTGTCGTTCCAGCTCCAGAAAACCTACTAAAAAGTTCCAGGCACGAGTGGATGGGGCAGGCAAGCCTCTTAATCTCCTGGAACTGCTTACGGTCTAGTGAGGGGGACAGACAACGATCAGATACATAAGAATGTCTAAACGCTCCGCCCACAGCAATGCATGAAAACGCAGGACAGGTGAAGTGATAGCATCctggctgggagtgggggtgagggtgggcagACAATTAAACAGGTCAGGAGGTGAAACACCAGGACACCCAATGCAGACAgtggagcagggctgggcagggggtgcTGTCCAACAGCATGGTCCGGGAGGGCCTCGGAGAGAAGGTGAcctttgagcagagacctgagggAATCCCACACAAGGCTCtctggggaagagcattccaggtggagggaacagcaagtgcaaagttCAGGAAGTTCAGGAGCAGCAAGGTGGCCAGTAGGTTAGAGGCAAATAGGTCAGAACAAGACAGTTGAAGAGGTGTAGTGGGGGCTGGAAGGTTCTGTAGTGACAGGGGAGCCATCTGAGGGATTCGGGCAGGGGGGTGATATTTGTGAGGCATTGCACTGGGGCGGTGTTGAGAATGCACCGGGGCACGGTCGCAGGCCAGGTGTGAGGCGGTGGCAGCTTAAACCCGCGGGTGCAACAGTGGTGACGAGAAGAGGTGAGGCTCGTCGAGATTGTGTGCGAGGTGTGGGAAGAAGAGTCAAGAAGGGTGAcaccagccgggcgcggtggctcacgcctgtgatcctagcacttgggaggccgaggcgggtggattgtttgagctcaggagttcgagaccagcctgagcaagagcgaaaccccgtctactaaaaaagtagaaagaaattagctggacaactaaaaatatatagaaaaaaattagccaggcatggtggcgcatgcctgtactcccagctactcgggaggctgagacaggaggatcgcttgagcccaggagtttgaggttgctgtgagctaggcactctagcctggcactctagcccgggcaacagagcaagactctgtctccaaaaaaaaaaaaagcaaacaggagGAAGGGAACGGGGGGAGGAGACGGCAGAGGTAAACAACACTGCTGAGGCATTTTGATGGGAAGGGACCAGAGAAACAGGCCAGAACCAAGGTGTTGTAGGGTTAAGAGAGGCTTTGGGGGTTTTTTAATGGGAAAAGTACCAGTGAGGGATACTGATCTAGTAGAGAGGAGGACGATGCAGGAGAGGGCGAGTTGCTGGAGGATACCTCTGAGTAGACAGGACACAGGGCAGAAGAGGGACAGCCGAGGGGGGCGTGGGTGGGCCAAGTCACGGCGGGTGGGAGGCCACTCAGTGTGCGTGGGGAGGTGGCGTTGGCCTGCACAGGGGAAGAAGAGGCCTGCGTGGTCTTGGGGCGGGGAGAGCCCGCAAGGGCATGACCGAGGGAGCCGCAGTGACATCACGGGCAACTGCAGCCCCGAGGCCAGCGGTCACATGTGGTCTCGAGCTTTCTCTCCAGCATGCTCAGCTGTGCAGGTGCAGGCGTGCAGCAgatgggaggctgggaaggccccTCTGGGCAGGTGGTGTGTGAGCTGAGACACGAGTGGGAAGTCAGGAGGAAGCAtccagagggagagaaagaagcttGATCCTAGTGAGTGACAGGGAGTGGCCTGAGATGACATCTCAGAGGTGGACTGGAGCCAACTGGCACAGGCCTTCCAGGGCATAGTAGATGCTTTGGCTATTCTTCAAGTGTGATGGGAAGTCTTTGGAAGGTGTTAAGCAAGAAGGGACTTAGTtcaatttaggtttttaaaagatCCCTGGGGTGCAAGGGGAGGGCAGATCTGGGGTGGGACACTAACAGGGAGATGGCGAGGCAGGCTGATTCCGTCTTCAGTCCCTGGGGACTTGGAGGTGGGTCTGGGCTAGAAGCGAAGGAGTGGGGAGACATGTGCAATGACCCCTGACCCCGCTCTGGGTGCAGGTGGAAGGCCCTAGAACTCCCCCAAGCTGGTTTCCTCTCTCCCATCGCAGGCCTGGGTATGTGCTTCAGCTTCCAGTCCGGCATAACGGTGCTGGGACTCTACTTCATCCACCGGCGGGCGCTGGCCAATGCACTGGCCTCAACAGGCGTCTCCCTCGGCATCACACTCTGGCCGCTGCTGTCGCTCTACCTGCTCGAGGACCTGGGCTGGAGGGGAGCCTTCCTTGTCTTCGGCGGGGTCCTTCTCCACTGCTGCGTCTGTGGGGCCATCCTGAGGCCTGTGGCCACTAACAGGGCCCTTGAGACCAGAGAAGTTCCCCTTCTACCTCCCAagacacctgccctgggctgtcTGGCAGTATGTGGCCGGACCATCCAGCGCCACCTGGCCTTCGACATCCTGCGGCACAACGTGCGCTACTGCGTCTTCACGCTGGGGATGACGTGGATGATCATGGGCTTCCCGCTGCCACATGTCTTCCTGGTGCCATATGCCACATGGCATGGTGTGGACGAGCAGCGGGCAGCACTGCTCATCTCCATCATTGGCCTTAGCAACATCTTCCTGCGGCCTGTGACCGGGCTGGTGGCAAACCAGCGGGCCTTTGCCAAGCACCGCAAGTACCTGTTCTGCCTGGCAATTCTGCTCAATGGGCTCACCAACCTGGTGTGCGCAGTGTCGGCCGACTTCCGGGTGCTGGTGGGCTACTGCCTGGTGTACAGTGTGTCCATGAGCGGCATTGGTGCCCTCATGTTCCAGGTCCTGATGGACCTTGTCCCCATGGATCGATTCCCCAGCGCCCTGGGCCTCCTCACCACCCTGGAAGCCATCACTATCCTCATCTCCCCGCCACTGGCTGGTgaggccctgggggagggagctgccaggtgtggcctggggtgggagggagtgggaaCAGGGGTGCACAGATTGGGCCCAGGCCAGCATCTCCAGAGGACTGTGCCACAGCTGGTTCCTCAACTGGCACTCGGGGTATGAACAGCAAAAAGCATGGGTTTGTGTGCCAGACCAACCCGCATCCTTCATCTTCCTCCTGTGCCTCTGTTTTCCCATCAGTAAAGTGGGGATAGGTAGAATCTCCTCACAGGCTTTTTGTGAGGGTCCAAGTCACATGGCAGAGGGCTTAGTAGAGAATCTTGGTGCGTAGTCAGCACTGTGCCAGTTTTTGCTGTTATGAACATCATGGTTCTGCTTCCTGCCTGTGGGACCTGGGCAAGTCATTCTCTGAGACACAGTGTCACCTACAAAATGCAGACAAGAATACCTGCCCTAACCATATATTCACCTGTGCCAGTTGCTGGGTGTTCTTGGCTGAATACCAACGTCCTCACCCTCTGGGGGCCTACCTTCTGGTGGGAGGAGTTGGGAACTAAAGCAAAGAGATACATTTGTGACCACATGGTGATTTACGCTGGGAGGGAAACAAACAgaatatagagagagagagaccagccctggcaacacagtgagacccaatctctacaaaaaatttaaaaattcagcaggtgtggtgacatgtgcctgtagtctcagctactcgggaggctgaggtaggaggagcgcttgagcccagaagttggaggctgcagtgagctatgatgacgccacttcACTCTACCTGGGGTAACAGAGTGAAacccggtctcaaaaaaaaaaaaaaaaagaagtagtagAGACCCACAGGAGAGCAGCGGAGAGCGTGACATCCTAGCAAATGAGGGAAGGTCTGCAAAGCCCTTGGTGCTGGAGCAGCCAACACACAACATGTGGTGGTGGTTATTACAGTAAAACCCAGGAGGTTGACTCCAGCCCAATGGGGACACTTCTTCCAAGTGTGGCATTGGAAGTCCCAGTTTTCAAGGGAGTTGTCCAAGCAAACAAGTGGAGAGAGCTATCCAGGAGGTGTGGGTGACTCTAGCTCCCTGTCGCCAAGGGTAAGGGGGTCATGCCCTTATGTTCTTTACCAGCCTGCAGGGAAAGCAGGCCAGAGTACGTTCAGTGTTTCTTCCCTGCTGTTCATTCTATAACCATCCATCAGTGCCTAGGGGTGCCAGCCACGATTCCTAgtacaaaagagacaaaaatgaaatcCCTGCTCTCAGAGAGCACACTTTAGTTGGGGGAgacctggtggccccaggcagTGGCCTACTAACTTGCTCTCTGTCCCACAGGGTTCCTCCTGGATACCACCAACAACTTCAGCTACATTTTCTACATGTCAAGCTTCATCCTCATTTCAGCTGCCCTCTTCATGGGTGGCAGCTTCTACTTCCTGCAGAAGAAGGAGCAGCAAGGCAGGCAAGCTAAGGAGGAAGGAGCCAGAGTAGAGGCTGCTCCAGAGTGGAGCCATACCTTGGAAGGCAAAGACGGTCCGGAGAAGCAGCTGTGCCCTGAGATTATGTATGTGACCAGCGTCTGAGCCCGGGGGTCAGTGAGTGACCATAGTCTCAGCCCAGGAATGGGACCTGCAGCTGcttcaccaggggctggggtgaagGGTGGCCCAGGAAGCCTGGATCTAAGGCTGTCCACACTCCACAAGCTGGGACTCAGCTAGGAGCTGGGATCACGGAGGCAGCCTCTAAACATTCAAGATTCCTTCCAGCCAGCAGAATCCAGAAGCAGCCCTCTCGACTGTTCTTGGACAGCAGGGGGACCCGGGTCTGCCATGGCCAGCTCAGTTCAGCTGGCTGCTCATTGCTGCT
The Eulemur rufifrons isolate Redbay chromosome 9, OSU_ERuf_1, whole genome shotgun sequence DNA segment above includes these coding regions:
- the SLC16A5 gene encoding monocarboxylate transporter 6 → MPQALEQADGGWAWVVLLATLVSQGLTLGFPTCIGVFFTELQHDFQASNSETSWFPSVQLAVLHAGGPLCSVLVERFGCRVTSMLGGVLASLGMVAGSFSHTLSQLYLTAGFITGLGMCFSFQSGITVLGLYFIHRRALANALASTGVSLGITLWPLLSLYLLEDLGWRGAFLVFGGVLLHCCVCGAILRPVATNRALETREVPLLPPKTPALGCLAVCGRTIQRHLAFDILRHNVRYCVFTLGMTWMIMGFPLPHVFLVPYATWHGVDEQRAALLISIIGLSNIFLRPVTGLVANQRAFAKHRKYLFCLAILLNGLTNLVCAVSADFRVLVGYCLVYSVSMSGIGALMFQVLMDLVPMDRFPSALGLLTTLEAITILISPPLAGFLLDTTNNFSYIFYMSSFILISAALFMGGSFYFLQKKEQQGRQAKEEGARVEAAPEWSHTLEGKDGPEKQLCPEIMYVTSV